From the Bradyrhizobium ontarionense genome, the window GCCCGGCGAGCAGGTCATCGATCTCTGCGCCGGCGCCGGCGGCAAGACCCTGGCGCTGGCGGCGATGATGGGCGGCAAGGGCCGGCTGATCGCGACCGACCACGACAAGCGCCAGCTCGCGCCCATCCACGAGCGGCTGTCGCGCGCCGGCGTCCACAATGCCGATGTGCGCAGCCCGAAGGGCGACGCCGACCCGCTCGCCGACATCAGGGCGTCGGCCGATCTGGTCGTGATCGACGCTCCCTGCACGGGCACCGGCACCTGGCGCCGCAACCCCGACGCCAAATGGCGCATGCGCCCCGGCGCGCTCGAGATCCGCCTGAAGGACCAGGCCGAAGTGCTTGATCGCGCGGCATCCCTGGTCAAGCCCGGCGGCCGCATCGCCTACATCACCTGCTCGGTGCTGCACCCGGAGAACGGCGACCAGGTCCGCGCCTTCATCGCCCGCCACCCGGCGTTTGCCATCCAGCCCCCCGATCAGACCGCCACCGTCCTCTGGGACAAGGCCGAGGCCTTCGCCGAGGCAGCGCTGAAGTCGGACGAGGGCTGGCTGATGACCCCCCGCCGGACGGGGACCGACGGGTTCTTCGTGTCGGTGCTGAAGAAGCAGGCCTAAGCCCCACCCACCGCCGTCATTGCGAGCGAAGCGAAGCAATCCAGGGCTGCGCGCGGCACTCTGGATTGCTTCGCTTCGCTCGCAATGACGGGGTAGGCGGCCGTGATCCTCTCCGCTGTCGTCCCGGGCAAGCCCCTCGCGCGCAGCGCGTGGGGCGCCGACCCGGGACCCAAACGCCGCGGCCGTCGTGAGGCGCGAGCTGGAGCGGCCAGCGTGCCCCGACCCGCATCCTGTGGTTATGGATCCCGGCTCGGCGCGGACCGGCGCAATGCTTGCGCATTGCCCCAGTCCGCTTGGCCGGGACGACAGCGGTGGGTGACGACGCACCGGTGAATCGCCCGCTTGCAAGGGTTGCGAGTCCTCCCGCCTCGGCGTAATTGCTTGCCATGACAGCCCAAGACAACTTCCCCCCCAAATCCCCCGACACATCCGCCGGCCAGGACCTCTCCGTGGCCGCGCTCCACGACAAGATCCTGATCGTCGATTTCGGCAGCCAGGTCACGCAGCTGATCGCGCGCCGGGTGCGCGAGGACGGCGTGTATTGCGAGATCGTGCCGTTCCAGAAGGCGGAGGCCGCCTTCCGCGAGATGCAGCCGAAGGCCGTGATCCTGTCCGGCGGGCCGGGATCGGTCCATGAGGAAGGCTCGCCGCGCGCGCCGCAGCTGATCTTCGAGTCCGGCGTGCCCGTGCTCGGCATCTGCTACGGCCAGATGACCTTGGCCGCCCAGCTCGGCGGCACCGTCGAGGGCGGCCACCACCGCGAGTTCGGCCGTGCCGACGTCGAGGTCAAGACGACGAGCCGCCTGTTCGAGGGCGTCTGGCAGACCGGCGAGCAGCACCAGGTGTGGATGAGCCATGGCGACCGCATCACGCAGATGCCGCCGGGCTTCTCGGTGGCCGGCGTCTCGCCGAACGCGCCGTTCGCCGTGATCCAGGACGAGGCGCGCAGATATTACGGCCTGATGTTCCACCCCGAGGTGGTGCACACGCCCGACGGCGCCAAGCTGATCCGCAACTTCGTCCGCAACATCGCCGGCCTCGGCGGCGACTGGACCATGCACGCCTTCCGCGCGGAGGAGATCAAGAAGATCCGCGCGCAGGTGGGCAAGGGCAAGGTGATCTGCGGCCTCTCCGGCGGCGTCGATTCGGCCGTCGCCGCCGTGCTGATCCACGAGGCGATCGGCGACCAGCTCACCTGCGTGTTCGTCGATCACGGCCTCTTGCGTCTCAACGAGGCCGAGACCGTCGTCGATCTGTTCCGGCACCACTACAACATCCCGCTGGTGCATGTGGACGCCTCAAAACTGTTCCTCGGCGAACTCGCAGGCGTCACCGACCCCGAGCAGAAGCGCAAGACCATCGGCAAACTCTTCATCGACGTGTTCGATGCCGAGGCGAAGAAGATCGGCGGCGCCGATTTCCTGGCGCAAGGCACGCTCTATCCCGACGTGATCGAGAGCGTCTCCTTCACGGGCGGGCCCTCGGTGACCATCAAGTCGCACCACAATGTCGGCGGTCTCCCTGCGCGCATGAACATGAAGCTGGTCGAGCCGCTGCGCGAATTGTTCAAGGACGAGGTCCGCGTGCTCGGCCGCGAGCTCGGCCTTCCCGACGTGTTCGTCGGCCGCCACCCGTTCCCGGGCCCCGGCCTCGCCATCCGCTGCCCCGGCGAGATCACCGTCGACAAGCTCGACATCCTGCGCAAGGCCGACGCCATCTACATCGACGAGATCCGCAAGGCCGGCCTCTACGACACCATCTGGCAGGCTTTTGCGGTGCTGCTCCCGGTCAAGACCGTCGGCGTCATGGGCGACGGCCGCACCTACGACTACGTCGTGGGCCTGCGCGCGGTGACTTCGACGGACGGCATGACGGCGGATTTCTATCCGTTCGACATGAAGTTTTTGGGCAATACGGCCACGCGCATCATCAACGAGGTGAAGGGCGTGAATCGGGTGGTGTATGACGTGACGAGCAAGCCGCCGGGGACGATTGAGTGGGAGTAAATCAAGCTAAAATCTGCTAGCAGTTCTGTAAACTATTCTGGATATGCCTATCTACCCCAAGGGATGAGGAAACGAATGGACCAACTGCCGGCTGATTCTGAACGTGCACTGCCGCCCGGTTGGGTTTCTGTCCGCGTCGATCAGGTGGGCGAGGTACGGCTGGGTCGACAACGGTCGCCTGACCAGGAATCTGGTGCATATATGACCAGATACGTTCGTGCAGCTAACATAACTCCCGCTGGCATGAACATCTCAAATCTTCTTGAGATGAACTTCACGCCAGCTGAGCGCGAGGCGTTCGGTCTTAAGCCGGGTGACGTTTTGCTAACCGAGGCGTCGGGCAGTGCCTCTCAAGTTGGAAGAGCCTCGATTTGGCGCGGCGAAGTCGAGCCATGCTGCTTTCAAAATACAGTGATCCGGTTTCGCCCGCATCTGACGACCTCTGAATACGCGCTCGTCGTCTTTCGGCACTATGCGGCGGCTGGCGTGTTCGCAGGCGTAGCGCGGGGTGTGGGCATTCAGCATTTGGGCGGCTCGCGTTTCGCTGAGATTCTTTATCCGTTGCCGCCGCTGGCTGAGCAGAAGCGGATAACTGAGGTCGTCGACGTACGTCTAGCCAACATCAGAGAAGCGGAAGCTCGTCTTCGGTCTGCGCTTGGACATCTGAAAGAGCAGGTGCGCGAGATCTTAGCGGCGGCCGCAGCTGGCGAACTGGTGCCGCAATCGCCGCAGGCGGCTGAACCGGACCGAGCTCATGCGTCGTCAAGATCGAGGCAGATTAGCCTCTTCGAGAATGAGGCAGTATCCGCCCAGAAAGTCCTGGGACTTGGCGGTACTGTGCCGGAAGGATGGCGATGGTGTCGTGTCGAGCAGGCTGGACAAGTTACATTGGGGCGACAGCGCGCGCCGAAGCACGAGCGGGGGCATAATATGC encodes:
- the guaA gene encoding glutamine-hydrolyzing GMP synthase, with product MTAQDNFPPKSPDTSAGQDLSVAALHDKILIVDFGSQVTQLIARRVREDGVYCEIVPFQKAEAAFREMQPKAVILSGGPGSVHEEGSPRAPQLIFESGVPVLGICYGQMTLAAQLGGTVEGGHHREFGRADVEVKTTSRLFEGVWQTGEQHQVWMSHGDRITQMPPGFSVAGVSPNAPFAVIQDEARRYYGLMFHPEVVHTPDGAKLIRNFVRNIAGLGGDWTMHAFRAEEIKKIRAQVGKGKVICGLSGGVDSAVAAVLIHEAIGDQLTCVFVDHGLLRLNEAETVVDLFRHHYNIPLVHVDASKLFLGELAGVTDPEQKRKTIGKLFIDVFDAEAKKIGGADFLAQGTLYPDVIESVSFTGGPSVTIKSHHNVGGLPARMNMKLVEPLRELFKDEVRVLGRELGLPDVFVGRHPFPGPGLAIRCPGEITVDKLDILRKADAIYIDEIRKAGLYDTIWQAFAVLLPVKTVGVMGDGRTYDYVVGLRAVTSTDGMTADFYPFDMKFLGNTATRIINEVKGVNRVVYDVTSKPPGTIEWE